The segment TCGGGGTGAGCACCTTCATCGAGCTGTACTGGCTGCGGGAGCTGGGCGCCTCGCACCTGCTGGCGGGGGCGGCGCTGACCTGCTTCCTGCTGGGCGGCGTCGCGGGGACGCTGGGCGGCGGGCGGCTGGCCGACCGGATCGGCATGGTGCGCACCGCGCAGTGGGGCACCGCGCTGACCGTGCCCGCGCTGGTGCTGCTGCGGGTGGCGCCGGGGGCGTGGGCGCCGCTGCTGTTCGCGGTGCTGGCGGGGGCGACGCTGAACCTGCCGTTCGCGGTGCTGGTGAAGCTCGGCCAGGACTACCTGCCGAACCGTCCGGGCACGGCGGCCGGGGTCACGCTCGGCCTGGCGGTCAGCGTGGGCGGCCTGATCGCCCCGCTGTTCGGCCTGATCGCCCAGCGGCACGGCCCGCAGGGCGTGCTGACCCTGCTGCCGGCCGTCCCGCTGCTGGGGGTCGCGCTCGGGGCGTTCATGGTCGAGCCGGGCCGCTGGAAGGACGGGGACGGGGACGCGGAGGCCGGGGACCCGGCGCCCGCGTCGGCGGGCAGCGCGGCGGGCAGCGCGGCGGCCTCCTGAGACCGGCCGCCGCCAGTATCCGGAATCGAACCGTCCGCCATCCGGACTTTCACCCGTGGTGCGCCGACCCCGCCCCGGGGTCGGTCGCCGGGGGTCGGATTGGACGCTCCTGTCTCACTATGCGGATGTTTTCGGCCACTGCGAGAGAGGTCACAGCCCTCTCCGTAGCCATCCTCAGGCGCCAGGTGTTTACTAATTCAATCCAAATGGCCCGTTCCAATGGACACGGGCTTCGGCACCACGCGCACAGGTGGCAACACGATGTCCCAGGTCTCCCCGCCGCCCGCCCTCCGGCGGCGCAGCATCCTCAAGGGCGCCCTCACCGGCGCCGCCGTGCTGTCCGTGGGTGCGCTGCTGGAAGCCTGCGGGGCGCAGCCCTCCCGGGGCGACCGGGCGGCGGACGGCGGCGGGCAGGCCGCGGCGGGCCGGGACACCGGCAAGGAGATCCCGCTGCTGCGGGTCTCGCTGCCGGGCTCGCTCTCCAACCTGTACCCCGGGCAGGAGTCCGGGATCCTCAACTACTACGCGGCCACCGTCGCGATGGAGGGCCTGGTCGGCGTGGACGGCGACGGCCGGCTCGTCCCGGCGCTGGCCTCCGCCGTGACGAAGACCGACGACCGGACGCACGTCTACACGCTGCGCGAGGGCGCCCGCTTCCACGACGGCAGCCCGGTCACCGTCGAGGACGTCCTGCACTCCGTCACGATGGCGGCGGACAGCACGGTCTCCCCCGGCACCGCGAGCTACTGGGCCGACCTGGAGTCCGCGCGGCAGACCGGCCCGAACGAGGTCACCCTGGTCAGCAAGAGCGGCTCGGTCGCCTTCGAGTGGCTGGCGACCGCCGCGCAGGCGCTCTGGATCGCCCCCAAGGCGTACTGGGAGAGCACCGGCGGGAAGATCGGCACCGCCGCGTCGCTGCTGACCGGCACCGGCCCGTACCAGGTCACCGAGTTCAAGCCGGACTCGCACCTCGAACTGACCCGCAACCCGCACTGGTGGGGCACCGCGCCGAAGGTCGCCAAGCTCCGGATCGACTTCATCCCGGACGACAACACCCGGCGGCTGGCCTGGCAGTCCGGCGAGACGCACGCCTCGCTGAACGTGCCGCTGACCGCCGCCCGGCAGTGGGAGTCGATCGGCGGCACCCGGATCGTCTACACGCCCGACCGCTCGTACGCGGGCCTGACCTTCAACACCACCGTCGCGCCGTTCGACGACCCGCACGTGCGCAAGGCGGTCGCGCACGCGGTCGACCGGGCCGCGATCGTCAAGGAGGTGCTGCACGGGCACGGCCGGGTCGCCACCGCGCTCTCCACCCCCGAGCAGTTCGGCGGCCTGTGGACGCCGGAGCAGGCCGCGGCCAAGCTGGCGACCGTCCCGCAGTACGAGTACTCGCTGGAGAAGGCGAAGGCCGAACTGGCGCGGTCGAAGGTGCCGGGCGGGTTCACCGCCGACCTGTCATACCCGAGCAGCGGACCGCACCTGGGCACCGCCGCGCTGGCGTTCGCCGCCGAGCTGAAGAAGATCGGCGTCACGCTGAACGTCAAGGAGCTGCCGCTGGAGCAGTGGATCGCCGAGATCAACTCCTTCCCCGGGCTGACCTTCTTCTGGTACTTCAACACCACCGGCGACCCGGGCGAGATCGTCTCCTGGCTGCTCGGCCCCGACAACCCGGCCAAGTACGCCAACCCGCAGGTCACCGACCTGGTCGGCCGGGCCGCGACGACCGGCGACCCGGCCGCCCGGGCCGAACTGCTGCTCCAGGCCCAGCAGGCGCAGGCCGCCGACGCCGCCTACGCGCCGCTCTGGTGGGGGCAGTCGGCGCTGGCGCTGCGCGACACCGTCGGCGTCACCGGCTACACCTCCTACACGATGGTGTCGCAGTGGCCCACCCGGATCCATGCGGCCGTCTGACCCCGGCGCGCCCGAAGCCCCCGCGCCCGAAGCGCCCGTGACAAAGCCCGAGCCGGCCGGGCCGGTGCAGGCGGCCGCGGGCGGGGCGCGCCCGCTGGCGGGTTTCGTGGCGCGGCGGCTCGGCACCGCCCTGCTGCTGCTGTTCCTGCTGTCGCTGCTGGTCTACGGCCTGCTGTTCCTCGCCCCGGGGGACATCGCCCGCAACCTGCTGGGCACCCGGAACGCCACCCCGGAGGCGCTGGCCCAGGTCCGGGCCCAGTACCACCTGGACGAACCGTTCCTGCGGCAGTACGGGCGCTGGCTGTCCGGCCTGCTCGGGGGCGACCTCGGCAGCTCCGTCCGGACCGGCGAGCCGGTGTCGTCCGTGCTCGGCGAGCGGCTCGGGCTGACCGCCGCGCTGTGCGGGCTGGCCTTCGGCCTGTCCGTGCTGCTCGGCGTCCCGGCCGGGGTGGCCGCCGCGCTGCGGCGCGGCCGACTGCTGGACCGGCTGCTGGTCGGCGGCTCGGTGGTCGGCGTGAGCGCGCCGGGCTTCGCGGTCGGCCTGCTGCTGCTGTACGTCTTCGGCGTCGGCCTGGAGTGGTTCCCGGTGTACGGCACCGGCACCGGCTTCCTGGACGGCCTGTGGCACCTGGCGCTGCCGTCCGTGGCGCTCGCGCTGGGCCTGGGCGCGTTCGTGGTCAAGCTGACCCGGGCCGCCGTGGTCCGCGAACTGGAGGAGGACTACGTGGTGTTCGCCCGCGGCCGCGGCCTCGGCGGGCGCCGGGTGCTCGGCGTCGTGCTGCGCAACGCGGCCGTGCCGATCGTCACCAGCCTGGGCCTGCTGGTCGCCTACCTGTTCGGCGGCACCGTCCTGGTGGAGACCACCTTCGCGCTGCCCGGGCTCGGCTCGCTGCTGGAGTCCTCGGTGCTGTTCAAGGACTTCGCGGTGGTGCAGGCGCTGACCCTGGCGATCGCCCTGCTCGTCTCGCTGGTCACGCTGGCGGTGGACCTCGCCTACCTGGCGATCGACCCCCGGATGCGGGCCCGGGCGGTGGACGCCCGATGACCGGCCGCCCCGCTCCGCCGCGCCCCGCTCCGCCGCGCCGCGCCCTGCCGCGCCTCGCCGCCCTGCGCCGCGCCCCGCTGACGGTGCTGCTGAGCGCGCTGTTCCTCGCCGTCGCGGTGCTCTGCGCGCTGGCCGGCCCGCTGCTCGCGCCGCACGCCCTCGACCAGGACCTCTACCTGGGCACGGTCGGCGCCGGCGTCGAGGGCCACCTGTCCGGCACCGACGCGCTGGGCCGGGACGTCCTCTCGCTCGCCGTGCGCGGCGCCCGCTCGGCGCTGGTCGGGCCGGTCGTGGTGGCCGGCGGCTCGATGCTGGTCGGCCTGCTGCTCGGCACCCTGGCCGGGTTCCGCGGCGGCTGGCTGGACACCGTGGTGGGCCGGTACGCGGACCTGCTGCTGGCGCTGCCCGCCGTGCTGCTGGCGATGGTGGTGGTCGGGATGCTCGGCGGCGGCTACTGGGTGACGGTGCTGGTACTGGTCGTCCTCTTCTCGCCGACGGACGTCCGGCTGGTCCGGGCCGCGGTGATGGAGCAGGCCACCCGCCCGTACATCGAGTCGGCGCGGGTGCTGGGGATCCGGCCGGGCCGGATCATGCTGCGGCACGTGCTGCCGAACACCGCGCCGGTCGCGGTCGCCAACGCGCTGCTGAACACCGCGTTCGCGATGGTCGCGCTCTCCTCGCTCTCCTTCCTGGGCCTGGGCGTGGCGCCCGGCGCCGCCGACTGGGGGCGCCAACTGGCCGACGGCCAGCGGGTGATGGTCGACAACCCGCTCGCCCCGGTGCTGCCCGGCGTACTGATCATCCTGGCCGCGACCAGCGTCAACCTGCTCGGCGACTGGCTCGCCGAGCGCCTGGACCGGAAGGTGGCCGTCCGATGAGCCGAGCCGAACCGGCAGCGGTCTCCCCCGCCGCCACCGCCACCGCGGTCGCCGTCCCGCTGCTGGCGGTGCGCGACCTGCGGGTGACGGGGCCGGCCGGGGTGATCGTGGCGGGCCTCGACCTGCGGGTCGAGCGCGGCGAGACGCTGGCCCTGGTCGGCGAGTCGGGCTCGGGCAAGTCGATGACGGTCAAGGCGCTCAGCGGCCTGCTGCCCGCCGGGGTCCGGGCCACCGGCGCGCTGGAGCTGGCGGGCGAAGCCGTCCCGCTCGACCCGGACGCCCGGCAGTGGCGGACCGTCCGGGGCGGCCGGATCGCGCTGCTGCTCCAGGACCCGTTCACCTCGCTCTCCCCCGTGCACACCTGCGGGGCGCAGATCGGCTGGGCGCTGCCCGGCAAACCGTCCCGCGCCTCCCGGGCCTCCCGGGCCTCCCGCGCCGAGCGGGCCGGGCGGGTGGCCGCGCTGCTCGCCGAGGTCGGCCTGCCCGCCGACACCGCCGGGCGGTACCCGCACCAGCTGTCCGGCGGCATGCGGCAGCGGGTCGCGATCGCCGCCGCGCTGGCCGCCGACCCGGAACTGCTGATCGCCGACGAGCCGACCACCGCACTGGACGCCACCACCCAGCACGAGGTGCTGGAGCTGATCGCCCGGCTCCAGCGGGACCGCCGGATGGCCGTCGTCCTGATCACCCACGACCTCGGCCTGGCCCGCCGCCGGGCCGACCGGATCGGCGTGATGTACGCGGGCCGGCTGGTCGAGACCGGCACCGGCCCGCAGGTGCTGGACACCCCCGCCCACCCGTACACCGCCCGGCTCGCCGCCTGCGAGCCCCCGGCGGACCGGCGGCTGCCGCTGCTGCCGACCATCCCCGGCCGGGTCCCGGCCGCCCACGCGGTCGGCGCGGGCTGCGCCTTCGCGGACCGCTGCGAGCTGGCCCGGGACGACTGCCGGGACCGCTACACCCCCGTCCTGGCCCCCGCCCCCGGCGGTGGCGGCCAGCTGGCCGCCTGCCTGCGGATCGGCGAGACCCAGGCGGCGGCCCCGAACCCGGCGGCGGTGGCGGCGGCGGTGGCGGAACGGTCGGCGGAGCGGCCCGGGACGGTCGGCGCGGAGCCCGCGCTGCTGGTGTCCGGGCTGGTCAAGCGGTTCGCCCGGACCAAGCGGCCCGCCGTGGACGGCGTGGACCTGCGGCTGGACCGGGGCGAGGCGGTGGTGGTGCTGGGCCAGTCCGGCTCCGGCAAGACCACGCTGGCCCGCTGCCTGGTCGGCCTGGAGCGGCCGGACGCCGGGACGGTGGAGTTCCCGCTCGCCGACCCCGACGACCCCGGCAGCCCCGGCACCCCCCGGCGGCGGACGGCCGACCCCGGCCGGGTGCAGATCGTCTTCCAGGACCCGTACGCGGCGCTGAACCCCGGGCACAGCGTCGGCACCGCCCTGCGCGAGGCGCTGCGCGCCGCCGGACGCCCCGGCGACGACCCCGCCGACCTGCTCGCGCTCGTCGGCCTGCCGCGCGACCACCTGGACCGCCGCCCGCGCGAGCTCTCCGGCGGCGAGCGGCAGCGGGTGGCGATCGCCCGGGCGCTGGCCCCGCGCCCGCGGGTGCTGGTCTGCGACGAGGCGGTGTCCGCGCTGGACGTGTCGGTGCAGGCCGGGGTGCTGAACCTGCTGGCCCGGCTGCGCCGCGAACTCGACCTCGGCGTCCTGTTCATCACCCACGACCTGGGCATCGCCCGCCAGGTCGCGGACCGCGTCTACGTCATGCACCGGGGCCGGGTGGTCGAGCACGGCCCGGCCGGCACGGTGCTGGGCGCGCCCGCCCACCCGTACACCCGGCAGCTGCTCGCCACCCGCTGATCCTCCTCCCACTCCCCTAGCTACGGAGCCTGTTGACCGTGCCTGCCGCCGACCCGCTGATCGACGCGCTGCCCGTCCCCGCCGACGTGACCTCGGTCGCCGCCGGACTCGACGCCCTGCCCCCGGCCCTGCTGCGGCGGTGGAACCGGCACGGCGGGGTGCAGGTGGCGACCCTGTACACGGCCCGGCGGGACGGTGAACTGGTCGGCGCCGCCTTCGAGGTGCACCGCCCGCTGACCGCCTACCGCAAGATCGCGGACGTCTGGACGGCGGCCGCCGAGCCCGCCGAGCGGGCCGCGCTGACGGCGCGGCTGGTGGACGCGGTGGTCGCGCGGGCCTGGGCCGAGGGCGCCGTCTCGGTCAAGCGCGAGTTCGCCCCGGACGCCGACGACACCGACTGGGAGCACTCGCTCGCGGCCGGCTGGCGGGCGCTGCCCGAGCCGCCGCGCTGGTCGGGGCCGGTGGCGGGCCCGTTCCACGCGGCGCCGCCGCGCGGCCAGGTGCTGCTGCGCGAGCCGTCCCCGGCCGAGCCCGGCGCGGTCCCGTACCTGCGGCAGACCACCGACTTCACCTGCGGCCCGGCCGCGCTCCAGATCGGCCTGGCCGCGCTGGGCCTGCGCGGGCGGCCGACCCGGGAGGCCGAGCTGCGGCTGTGGCGGCGGGCCACCACGGTCGGCGGCTGCGAGCCGGTCGGCCTGGCGCTGGCCGCGGCGGACGAGGGCGCCCGGGCCCGGGTGCTGCTCTCCACCGAGGAGCCGGTGCTGCTGGAGCTGTGCGTCAACGACGAGGAGCGCGACCTGCGGGCCTTCCTCCAGGACGGGTTCCGCCGCGAGGCCGCCGCACGCGGCCTGGACGTCCGCACCGAGGCGTTCTCGCTCGACACCCTGCGCACCGCGCTGGCCGGCGGCGCGGTCGCCCTGGTGCTGATCGAGCAGTTCGGCATGCACGACGAGAGCTGCCCGCACTGGATCACCGTCCACGGCACCGCGGGCCCCGACGTGTTCCTCGCCCACGACCCGTGGACGGACGCCAACTTCGGCGAGAGCTGGCTCGACGCCGTCGACCTCCCGCTCCCCGCCGCCACCCTGGACCGCCTCGCCTGGTACGGGACCCCGAGCTACCGCGGCCTGGTCCTGCTGGAGCCCTGACGGCCGGTCAGGCGACCTGGGCGCCGGGCCGCCCAGGTCGCCCGAGCGGTCAGTCGGAGGGCATCGCGAGCAGCGTGATCAGCTCGACCGGGCCGTCCTCGGCCGCCCGGTAGCTGTGCTCGCCCTCGCCGGAGAAGCGGACCGCCTGGCCCGCGCGCAGCGCCACCGAGCGCTGTTCCAGGGTCAGCACGACCGCGCCGGACAGCACGTAGGCGAACTCCTCGGAGCCGCGGCCGTGCGGGGCGCTGTCGTGGGTGCCGCCGGGGGGCAGCGCGGTCTCGTAGAGGGCGATCCGGCGGGCCTCGGTGCCGGCGAACAGCGTGCGCGAGGCTTCTTCGGCCGAGCGGGCGGAGAGCACCTGCGGTTCGAACAGCGGGGTGCGGATCAGGTCGGCGACCTCCAGGCCGAGCGCGGCGGCGACGGCGCCGAGCACCTCGATCGTCGGGTTGGCCGCGCTGTGCTCCAGTTGCGACAGCAGGCCCTTGCTCACGCCGGCCCGCTCCGCCAGGTCGCGCAGGCTCAGGCCGCGGACCAGCCGGGCGTGCTTCAGGTTCCCCGCGATTGCCGTTCGCAGCCGCGCCGTCGCTTCACTCATCGCAGGCACCCTAGCAAGCCCCGGCGGCCGGGCCGCGCGGACCGGCCCCCGAGCCTGTCAGCAGGTCCGGGGGCCGGTCGGGGGGCGTTCGGAGCCGGTCGGGGCGGTGGCGGTCAGCCGCGCGGGCCGACCGCGAAGCCGTACTGGGCGGGCCAGTTGCGGGGCACGCCGAGTTCGCGGGCGGCGTGCAGCGGCCAGTACGGGTCGCGCAGCAGCTCGCGGCCGAGCATGACGGCGTCGGCGCGGCCGTCGGCGACGATCCGCTCGGCCTGGTCGGCGTCGGTGATCAGACCGACCGCGTTGACCGCGATGCCGGACTCGCGGCGGATGGTCTCGGCGAACGGCACCTGGTAGCCGGGCTCGATGGTGATCTCGGCGTGCGGGACGTTGCCGCCGGTGGAGACGTCGACCAGGTCGACGCCGATCAGCTGCAGCTCCTTGGCCAGCAGGACGGACTCCTCGACCGTCCAACTGGGCTCCGCCGGGCGCCAGTCGGTGGCGGAGACCCGGAAGAACACCGGGAGTTCGGCCGGCCAGACGGCCCGCACCGCGGTGGCGACCTCGCGGGCCAGGCGGCTGCGGCCGGCGAAGTCGCCGCCGTAGCCGTCGGTGCGGTGGTTGGAGATCGGCGACAGGAACTGGTGCAGCAGGTAGCCGTGCGCGCCGTGCACCTCGACGACCTGGAACCCGGCGGCCAGCGCGCGGCGGGCGGCGGCGGCGAAGTCCTCGACCAGTTCGGCGATCTGCGCCTCGGTCAGCTCGGCGGGCACCTGCCGGTCCTCGTCGAACGGGATCGGGGACGGGCCGACGACCTGCCAGCCGCCCTGGTCGATCGGCAGCGGACCGCTGCCCGTGGCGGGGCTCTGGCTGGACGCCTTGCGGCCGGCGTGGGCGAGCTGGATCGCGGGCACCGCGCCGTGCTGGGCGATCAGCGCGGCGACCCGGGCGAGCTGCTCCTGCTGGCGGTCGTTCCACAGGCCGAGGTCCCACGGGGAGATCCGGCCGTCGGGGCGGACGCCGGTCGCCTCGACCATGACCAGTCCGGCGCCGCCGGCGGCCCGGGAACCGAGGTGGGCGAGGTGGAAGTCGGTGACGGCGCCGGTCTCGGGTCCTTCGGGGGCGGCCGAGTACATGCACATCGGGCTGAGCCAGATCCGGTTGGGGATGGTCAGCGAACGGAGGGTGATGGGCTCGAAGAGGGCGCTCACTGCTGCCCGTCCTTCCTGTGGTTCCGGACTCGGCTTCACTGCGTCTTGCGGCCTTGCCGCGCTTCGTACGATACACACCGTACTACGAGAACTGTCAAACTACGAGAGATGTCGTACCATGGGCCCATGGCCCACGACGTGCCCCGCGACACGCCCCTCGACCACGACCCGAACTGCCCGGGACTGCTCCCCGAGCCCCCGGCGTCGGAGCTGCACCTGGTCGCCGTGCTGCACGCGCTCGCGGACCCGATGCGGCTGCGGATCGTCGCCGACCTCGCGGGCAGCGGCGGCAGCGAGCTGAACTGCCTGGCGTTCGACCTGCCGGTCACCAAGTCGACGATGACGCACCACTTCCGGGTGCTGCGCGAGGCCGGGCTGATCCGCCAGCACCGGCGCGGCACCTCCAAGATGAACGCGCTGCGCGCGGACGACCTGGCCGCCCGCTTCCCCGGCCTGCTGGAGTCGGTGCTGGCCGCCGTCCCGTCCTGCGCGGCGCTCTCCCCCGCTGCCACCACCACCGCCGCCGAGCGCTGAGCACCGAGAGCCGAGCACCGAACGCCGAGCGGGCGCCCGAAAGGGCCGCCGCCGGCTGCCCCGAAGGGCCGTTACCGGGTGCCCCGATCGTCACCCAGTGCCACCTGACGATCCGTCAGGTCTCGGCGGAATCCCGCCAGAACGCCCGGCGAGCGCCCGCCACCCGCGCCCCGGAACCGCCGTGCCACTCTGCACGTCACCCGTCCCGGAGGCCACTCGCCCACCGTGGCGTCACCCTCGCCTGACACGGTCATGGCTGGTCACACCGCCTTCACCTGAGTTGCCCCGGTGTTCATCCTGCGTGGTCATTTGGTCTATACCAATCAGGTAATCTGCTCGGCGACAGGTGTCAATGTCTGGCCGTGGGGGGCCCAATGACTGCCAATCACCTTCCGTCACCACCATCCGATCAGGAGCTCTATTGGTATTTCGGACCTCAGCGCCGCTGGGTCCCGCTGCTCTCCGCCCTCGCCTTCACGCTCAGCGCGGGCACCATGCTCAGCTTCTCGCTGCGCACCCCGGCCCTGTGGCCGTTCCTCGCCGTCCTGGGCGTCAACGCCGTCGCACTCGCGCTGACCTGCCTGAACGGACTGCGCCGCCGCCGCTACACCCGGCCCGGCCACGAACTGCTGGTCGCCGCCTGGCAGCCGGCCGCACCGCCGTCCGTCGACCTGTACCTGCCGACCTGCGGCGAACCGCTCGACATCCTGGAGAACGCCTACCGCGCGGTCGCCCGGAGCGAGTACCCCGGACAGCTGGACGTCTGGGTGCTCGACGACGCCGACCGGCCCGAAGTCGCCTCGCTGGCAAAGGAGTTCGGCTATCACTACGTGGTCCGACCGAACCGCGGCGAGTTCAAGAAGGCCGGCAACCTCAACCACGCGCTGACCCTCGGCAGCGGCGAGTTCATCGCCATCCTGGACGCCGACTTCGCACCGCGCGCCGACATGCTGCGGCACCTGCTGCCGTACTTCGGCGACCCGAAGGTCGGCATCGTGCAGAGCCCGCAGTGCTTCGACACCGACGCCTCGATGGGCTGGGTGCAGCGCGCCGCCGGCTCCGCCCAGGAGTGGTTCTTCCGCTGGGTGCAGCCCAGCCGGGACGCCTCCGACGCGGCCATCTGCTGCGGCTCCAACGCCGTCTACCGGCGCGCCGCGATCGACGCCGCCGGCGGCTTCGCCCGGCTCGACCACAGCGAGGACATGTACACCGGCCTCGCCCTGCACCAGCAGGGCTACACCACCCGGTACGTGCCGGTGCTGGTCGCCAAGGGCACCTCGCCGGACTCCACCACCAGCTTCGTCAACCAGCAGTACCGCTGGACGATGGGCAACCTGCACCTGATCGGCGACCGGGCCGCCCGCAAGGCGATGACCTGGCGGATGCGCCGCTGCTTCGACGAGGGCATCGTCGGCTACCTGGCCGCCGCCGTCAACGTGCTCACCGCGCCGCTGCCGCCGCTGGTCATGCTGTTCGCCTTCCCCGGCGAGGTCCGCGCCTGGTACGTGCTGCCGATGCTCTCGCTGCTCTGGCTGTGGCACGTGCTGCTGCCCCGGGTCAGCCGCACCCGCTGGCGCTCCGAAGTGCTGCGCGCCAACGTGCTGATGAGCTTCGCCGCCGCCACCGCCTACTGGCACACCGCCCGCGGCCGCAGCGCCGCCTGGGTGCCCACCGGCGTCGCCAAGCCCGGCCGCTCCGGCGGCATGGCCCGCAAGGTGCTGGTCGCCTCACTGGTCTGGACGGCCGGCACGCTGGCCGCCACCGGCCTCGGCGTGGCCGTCGCGACCTACCTGCACGGCTGGAACACCACCTGGGGCCTGGCCCTGTACCTGGCCGTGCAGCTGCACCTCGGGGTGCCGCTGATCCGCGACCTGTACGCCGAACTCCGGCCCAGCGCCACCGAGTCCACCGAATCCGGGGCCCGCCCGGCGATGCGGCCGCGGCGCTGGCCCGAGGCCCTCGCCGTCACGAGCACGCTCGCCCTGATCGCCCTGCTCGCCTCCGGCTGGGCGGCCCCGATGCTGCCCTGGCTGGGCTGAAAGGTCCACGCTCCCGTGTCCACCAGTACCGCCCCGAGTACCGCCCCGCTCACCGTCGTGCTGAGCCAAGCACCGGTCGAGCGGCCGAAGTTCCGCCCCGACATCGAGGGCCTGCGGGCCGTCGCCGTCCTCGCCGTACTGGCCTTCCACGCCGCCGTTCCCGGCCTGGCCGGCGGCTTCGTCGGGGTCGACGTCTTCTTCGTCGTCTCCGGCTACCTGATCACCGGCCTGCTGCGCACCGAGACCGCGCGGCACGGACGCGTCCGGCTGACCGAGTTCTACTCCCGCCGGGCCCGCCGGCTGCTGCCCTCGGCCGCCGTCGTGCTGGCCGTCACCGCCGTGTTCGGCGCCCTGCTCACCGCGCCGCTGCGCCGGGCCGACCTGGAGCGCGACGTGCTCGCCTCCGCGCTGTCCGTCGCCAACTGGCGCTTCATCGCCGAACAGACCGACTACCTGGCGGCCGGCCGCGACCCGAGCGCCCTGCTGCACTTCTGGTCGCTCGCCGTCGAGGAGCAGTTCTACCTGCTCTGGGCCCCGCTGCTGGCCCTCGCCGCCCGCTGGGCCTGGCGCCGCCGCGCCCTGCTCGGGCTGACCGTGCTGCTCGGCGCCGGCTCGTTCTGGCTCTCGCTGCACTGGAGCGCCGGCGCCTACCTCTCCACCCCGACCCGGGCCTGGCAGTTCGCCGCCGGCGCCGTCGTCGCCCTGCTGCCGATCCGCCGGATACCCCGGCTGGTACGGGAGTTGCTGGGCCTCGGCGGCCTGGCCGGGGTGCTCGCCGCGACCCTGCTGTTCGACGCCGGCACCCGCTACCCGGGCTACGCCGCGCTGCTGCCGACCGCCGCCACCGCCGCGATCATCCTGGCCGGCTCCGGCGGCACCCACCTGGTCGGCCGGGCGCTGTCGCTCGGCGCGCCGCGCGCGATCGGCCGGCTCTCCTACAACCTGTACCTGTGGCACTGGCCGGTGCTGGTCCTCGCCGAGGCGCGCTGGGGCACCCTGCACTGGGGCGTCAAGGCCGCGCTGACCGCCGCCGCCGCCGTGCCCGCGTACGCCGCGCTGCGCTGGCTGGAGCAGCCGCTGCGGCGCAGCCGGGTGCTCGGCGAGATCCCGCGCCGCGGGCTGTCGCTGGGCCTGACCGCGGTGGTCTTCCCGGTGCTGCTGGCGCTGGTGGTCGGCTCCGGCACGATCCGCAACCTGGGCCCGGCCACCCCGCCGGACCCGTCCGGCCTGCCGCCGGGCGCCCGCGAGGGCAGCAGCCTGCTGGCCGCCGCGCCGCCGCCGCACGCGCCGACCGTGCCCAACCCCGTCCAGGCCCGGCAGGACTTCCCGCCGGACGGCGCCTGCGAGGTGAACCCGGCCGACACCACCAGCCCGCCGTGCCGGTTCGGCGCGGGCGACGACCGGATCGTGCTGCTCGGCGACTCGCACGCCGGCCAGTGGTTCTCCGCGCTGCTCGGCATCGCCGCCCAGCACCACCTCTCCGTGGAGGAGTTGGTGAAGCAGGGCTGCCCGCTGCCGGAGATCGAGGTGGTCAACCCGCAGTTGGGCCGCACCTACCACGAGTGCGACACCTGGCGGGCGAACGCGCTGGCCCGGCTCAAGGACGGCCCGAAGCCGAAGCTGATCGTCGTCTCCACGCTGAACCGCTACACCGGCGACCGGGCCGCGCTGCTGCGCGGCTGGGAGCAGACCCTCACCCCGCTGCGGGAGCTGGGCGTCCCGATCGTCTACCTGCAGGACACCCCGATCCCCGGCCGGGACGTCCCGGCCTGCGTCTCCGGGCACCCGAACACCACCTCCGCCTGCGACTTCCCGCGCACCGAGGGCCTGTACGCCGACCCGCTGGCCGAGGAGATCGCCGCCGGGAAGTTCCCCGGCGTCAAGACCGTCGAGGTCAACTCGGTGCTCTGCCCGCCCAGCGGGCGCGGCTGCCCGGCCGTCCTGGAGCACGTGCTGCTGTACCGCGACGACTCGCACCTGACCAACGCGGCCGCCGTGGTGCTCACCCCGCGGCTCGACAAGCTCCTCACCGACCAGGGCGTGTTCGGCACCGGCTGGACCACCCTGCTGCGGGACG is part of the Kitasatospora setae KM-6054 genome and harbors:
- a CDS encoding ABC transporter ATP-binding protein translates to MSRAEPAAVSPAATATAVAVPLLAVRDLRVTGPAGVIVAGLDLRVERGETLALVGESGSGKSMTVKALSGLLPAGVRATGALELAGEAVPLDPDARQWRTVRGGRIALLLQDPFTSLSPVHTCGAQIGWALPGKPSRASRASRASRAERAGRVAALLAEVGLPADTAGRYPHQLSGGMRQRVAIAAALAADPELLIADEPTTALDATTQHEVLELIARLQRDRRMAVVLITHDLGLARRRADRIGVMYAGRLVETGTGPQVLDTPAHPYTARLAACEPPADRRLPLLPTIPGRVPAAHAVGAGCAFADRCELARDDCRDRYTPVLAPAPGGGGQLAACLRIGETQAAAPNPAAVAAAVAERSAERPGTVGAEPALLVSGLVKRFARTKRPAVDGVDLRLDRGEAVVVLGQSGSGKTTLARCLVGLERPDAGTVEFPLADPDDPGSPGTPRRRTADPGRVQIVFQDPYAALNPGHSVGTALREALRAAGRPGDDPADLLALVGLPRDHLDRRPRELSGGERQRVAIARALAPRPRVLVCDEAVSALDVSVQAGVLNLLARLRRELDLGVLFITHDLGIARQVADRVYVMHRGRVVEHGPAGTVLGAPAHPYTRQLLATR
- a CDS encoding ABC transporter permease, encoding MTKPEPAGPVQAAAGGARPLAGFVARRLGTALLLLFLLSLLVYGLLFLAPGDIARNLLGTRNATPEALAQVRAQYHLDEPFLRQYGRWLSGLLGGDLGSSVRTGEPVSSVLGERLGLTAALCGLAFGLSVLLGVPAGVAAALRRGRLLDRLLVGGSVVGVSAPGFAVGLLLLYVFGVGLEWFPVYGTGTGFLDGLWHLALPSVALALGLGAFVVKLTRAAVVRELEEDYVVFARGRGLGGRRVLGVVLRNAAVPIVTSLGLLVAYLFGGTVLVETTFALPGLGSLLESSVLFKDFAVVQALTLAIALLVSLVTLAVDLAYLAIDPRMRARAVDAR
- a CDS encoding ABC transporter permease, with the translated sequence MTGRPAPPRPAPPRRALPRLAALRRAPLTVLLSALFLAVAVLCALAGPLLAPHALDQDLYLGTVGAGVEGHLSGTDALGRDVLSLAVRGARSALVGPVVVAGGSMLVGLLLGTLAGFRGGWLDTVVGRYADLLLALPAVLLAMVVVGMLGGGYWVTVLVLVVLFSPTDVRLVRAAVMEQATRPYIESARVLGIRPGRIMLRHVLPNTAPVAVANALLNTAFAMVALSSLSFLGLGVAPGAADWGRQLADGQRVMVDNPLAPVLPGVLIILAATSVNLLGDWLAERLDRKVAVR
- a CDS encoding ABC transporter substrate-binding protein, producing the protein MSQVSPPPALRRRSILKGALTGAAVLSVGALLEACGAQPSRGDRAADGGGQAAAGRDTGKEIPLLRVSLPGSLSNLYPGQESGILNYYAATVAMEGLVGVDGDGRLVPALASAVTKTDDRTHVYTLREGARFHDGSPVTVEDVLHSVTMAADSTVSPGTASYWADLESARQTGPNEVTLVSKSGSVAFEWLATAAQALWIAPKAYWESTGGKIGTAASLLTGTGPYQVTEFKPDSHLELTRNPHWWGTAPKVAKLRIDFIPDDNTRRLAWQSGETHASLNVPLTAARQWESIGGTRIVYTPDRSYAGLTFNTTVAPFDDPHVRKAVAHAVDRAAIVKEVLHGHGRVATALSTPEQFGGLWTPEQAAAKLATVPQYEYSLEKAKAELARSKVPGGFTADLSYPSSGPHLGTAALAFAAELKKIGVTLNVKELPLEQWIAEINSFPGLTFFWYFNTTGDPGEIVSWLLGPDNPAKYANPQVTDLVGRAATTGDPAARAELLLQAQQAQAADAAYAPLWWGQSALALRDTVGVTGYTSYTMVSQWPTRIHAAV